A genome region from Dickeya dadantii NCPPB 898 includes the following:
- the murF gene encoding UDP-N-acetylmuramoyl-tripeptide--D-alanyl-D-alanine ligase — MISVSLRQLADVLGARLVGEDLTISEVSTDTRKLTTGCLFVALRGEKFDAHDYAADAVNDGAAALLVSKHLPIDVPQLVVDDTRLALGTMAGWVRQQSRARVVALTGSSGKTSVKEMTAAILRQCGNVLYTAGNFNNDIGVPLTLFRLMPEHDYAVIELGANHIGEIAYTTAMVRPEAALVNNLAAAHLEGFGSLEGVAQAKGEIFSGLPAQGVAILNADSHDEARWHDALAGKTRWRFSPQARAGVDFYASDVGISERGTDFVLHTPAGDIAVTLPLPGRHNIANALAAAALSLAVGASLDAVKAGLAQLQAVPGRLFPIALAPGKLLLDDSYNANVGSMTAATQVLAEMPGYRVMVVGDMAELGQDAQACHRQVGEAARKANIDKVLSVGVLSALIGDASGTGEHFDNKTALIARLRALVAQHNTITVLIKGSRSAAMEQVVHALQENATC; from the coding sequence ATGATCAGCGTCTCGTTGCGGCAGTTGGCTGATGTACTGGGCGCTCGCCTGGTAGGGGAAGACCTGACTATCAGCGAAGTGTCCACGGATACTCGTAAGCTCACCACCGGTTGTCTGTTCGTCGCGTTGCGCGGGGAAAAATTTGACGCTCATGATTATGCGGCGGATGCCGTTAATGATGGGGCGGCCGCATTATTGGTGAGTAAGCACTTACCAATAGATGTGCCGCAATTGGTGGTGGATGATACGCGCCTGGCGCTGGGTACGATGGCGGGCTGGGTGCGGCAGCAAAGCCGGGCGCGCGTCGTGGCGCTGACCGGTTCGTCGGGAAAAACCTCCGTCAAGGAAATGACCGCTGCGATTTTGCGCCAGTGCGGCAATGTGCTGTATACCGCCGGTAATTTCAACAACGATATCGGCGTGCCGCTGACGCTGTTCCGTTTGATGCCCGAGCATGACTACGCGGTGATTGAGCTGGGCGCCAACCATATCGGCGAGATTGCTTACACCACGGCGATGGTGCGTCCGGAAGCGGCGCTGGTAAATAACCTGGCCGCCGCGCATTTGGAAGGATTTGGTTCGCTCGAAGGCGTAGCGCAGGCCAAAGGCGAGATTTTTAGCGGTTTGCCGGCGCAGGGCGTAGCGATCCTCAATGCCGACAGCCACGATGAGGCGCGCTGGCACGATGCGCTGGCGGGGAAAACCCGCTGGCGCTTTTCACCGCAGGCGCGCGCAGGCGTCGATTTTTACGCCAGCGATGTCGGTATCAGCGAACGCGGGACCGATTTCGTGTTGCATACGCCGGCAGGCGATATTGCGGTGACCTTGCCGCTGCCGGGGCGCCATAACATCGCCAACGCGCTGGCGGCGGCGGCGCTGTCGCTGGCAGTAGGTGCGTCGCTGGACGCGGTGAAGGCTGGACTGGCGCAATTGCAGGCTGTGCCGGGGCGGTTGTTCCCGATTGCGCTGGCACCGGGAAAATTACTGCTGGACGACAGTTACAACGCCAACGTCGGTTCGATGACCGCGGCGACGCAGGTGCTGGCGGAGATGCCGGGCTACCGGGTGATGGTGGTCGGCGATATGGCCGAACTGGGCCAGGACGCGCAGGCGTGTCATCGCCAGGTGGGCGAAGCGGCCCGCAAGGCAAACATTGACAAGGTATTGAGCGTGGGTGTGCTGAGCGCGCTTATCGGCGACGCCAGCGGCACAGGTGAGCATTTTGACAATAAAACTGCGTTGATCGCCCGTTTGCGGGCGCTGGTGGCGCAGCACAATACCATTACCGTTTTAATTAAAGGTTCACGCAGCGCTGCGATGGAACAGGTAGTACACGCATTACAGGAGAATGCCACATGTTAG
- the murD gene encoding UDP-N-acetylmuramoyl-L-alanine--D-glutamate ligase, producing the protein MDYQGRKVVIIGLGLTGLSCVDFFLARGVVPRVVDTRISPPGLDKLPESVERHLGSLNDEWLLSADLIVASPGIALATPILCEAAEAGIEIVGDIELFCREAQAPIVAITGSNGKSTVTTLVGEMAHAAGWAVGVGGNIGVPALELLKQESQLYVLELSSFQLETTYSLHAVAATILNVTEDHTNRYPLGLQQYRAAKLRIYENAKVCIVNADDALTMPVRGADARCLSFGVDVGDYHLNRQQGETWLRVKGERVLNTREIKLVGQHNYTNALAALALADAVGIPRSSALIALTSFTGLPHRFQLALARHDVRWVNDSKATNVGSTEAALSGLHVDGTLHLLLGGDGKSADFSPLLRYLQGDRIRLYCFGRDGGQLAALRPEIAEKTETMEQAMRLIASRTQPGDMVLLSPACASLDQFRSFEQRGDEFARLAEELG; encoded by the coding sequence ATGGACTATCAGGGTAGAAAGGTTGTCATTATCGGGTTAGGGCTGACAGGGCTCTCCTGTGTTGATTTTTTCCTTGCACGCGGGGTGGTGCCGCGCGTGGTGGATACCCGTATCAGTCCGCCGGGCCTGGATAAACTGCCTGAGTCCGTTGAGCGTCATCTGGGCAGCCTCAATGATGAATGGCTGCTGTCCGCCGATCTGATCGTCGCCAGTCCGGGTATCGCGCTGGCGACGCCGATCCTGTGCGAAGCGGCGGAAGCCGGCATCGAGATTGTCGGCGATATCGAATTGTTTTGCCGTGAAGCGCAGGCGCCGATCGTCGCCATTACCGGTTCCAACGGCAAAAGCACCGTTACCACGCTGGTGGGTGAAATGGCGCACGCGGCCGGTTGGGCCGTCGGCGTGGGCGGCAACATCGGCGTTCCGGCGCTGGAGCTGCTCAAGCAGGAAAGCCAGCTGTATGTGCTGGAGTTATCAAGCTTCCAGCTGGAAACCACCTACAGCCTGCACGCTGTCGCGGCTACGATCCTCAATGTGACCGAGGATCACACCAACCGCTATCCGTTGGGATTACAGCAGTACCGCGCCGCTAAATTGCGTATTTATGAAAACGCCAAAGTTTGCATTGTGAACGCGGACGACGCCCTGACCATGCCGGTGCGCGGCGCCGACGCGCGCTGCCTGAGTTTCGGCGTGGATGTGGGCGATTACCACCTGAACCGGCAGCAGGGCGAAACCTGGCTGCGGGTGAAAGGTGAGCGGGTGTTGAATACCCGCGAAATCAAACTGGTCGGTCAGCACAACTACACCAATGCGCTGGCAGCGCTGGCGCTGGCGGACGCTGTGGGTATTCCCCGCTCGTCGGCCCTGATCGCGCTGACCTCTTTTACCGGCCTGCCGCACCGTTTCCAACTGGCGCTGGCGCGTCATGACGTGCGCTGGGTCAATGATTCCAAGGCTACTAACGTCGGCAGTACCGAGGCGGCGCTGAGCGGGCTGCATGTCGATGGCACGCTGCATTTGCTGCTGGGCGGCGACGGCAAATCGGCGGATTTCTCTCCGTTGCTGCGTTACCTGCAAGGCGACCGTATCCGACTGTACTGCTTTGGCCGTGATGGTGGGCAACTGGCGGCGCTGCGCCCGGAAATCGCCGAAAAGACCGAAACCATGGAGCAGGCGATGCGCCTTATCGCCAGCCGCACCCAGCCGGGAGACATGGTGCTGCTGTCGCCGGCCTGCGCCAGTCTCGATCAGTTCCGCAGTTTCGAACAGCGCGGCGATGAGTTCGCCCGTTTGGCGGAGGAGCTGGGATAA
- the murE gene encoding UDP-N-acetylmuramoyl-L-alanyl-D-glutamate--2,6-diaminopimelate ligase, with the protein MTDRNLRDVLAPWVTDAPERALREMTLDSRVAAAGDLFVAVVGHKTDGRHYIPQAIAQGVAAVVAQADEATPDGTLTEMHGVPVIYLENLNQRLSALAGRFYRQPSASLQLIGVTGTNGKTTTTQLLAQWSQALGKTSAVMGTVGNGLLGHVAPSENTTGSAVDVQQILSQLVEQGADFAAMEVSSHGLVQHRVEALSFAAAVFTNLSRDHLDYHGDMTNYEAAKWRLFAEHQVGQKIINADDEVGRRWLQRLPDAVAVSVAGEIDAGRAHWLKATHIDYHDSGFTVQFDSSWGAGEINSRLMGAFNVSNLLLALATLLSLGYSLEQLVKTGSALQPVCGRMEVFLASGRPTVVVDYAHTPDALEKALAAARLHCRGVLWCVFGCGGDRDRGKRPLMGAIAEQLADRVIVTDDNPRSEDPQAIVADILSGLLDAGRVQAIAGRAEAVTSAVMQAAADDVVLVAGKGHEDYQLVGNERLDYSDRITVARLLGVIV; encoded by the coding sequence GTGACAGATCGTAACTTGCGCGATGTCCTGGCTCCGTGGGTGACCGATGCCCCGGAGCGCGCGCTGCGGGAAATGACATTAGACAGCCGCGTGGCGGCTGCCGGGGATCTGTTTGTGGCGGTAGTCGGCCACAAGACGGATGGGCGGCACTATATTCCGCAGGCTATTGCGCAGGGCGTCGCGGCGGTTGTCGCGCAGGCGGATGAGGCCACGCCCGATGGCACCCTGACTGAAATGCACGGCGTGCCGGTGATTTATCTTGAAAACCTGAATCAGCGTTTATCCGCGCTGGCAGGGCGTTTTTACCGCCAGCCATCGGCCTCGCTGCAACTGATCGGCGTCACCGGCACCAACGGTAAGACCACTACCACCCAGTTGCTGGCGCAGTGGAGTCAGGCGCTGGGCAAAACCAGCGCGGTGATGGGCACGGTCGGCAACGGCTTGCTGGGGCATGTGGCGCCGTCGGAAAACACCACCGGTTCGGCGGTGGATGTGCAACAGATTCTGAGCCAACTGGTGGAGCAAGGGGCGGATTTCGCCGCCATGGAAGTGTCTTCGCATGGGCTGGTACAGCACCGGGTGGAGGCGCTGTCGTTCGCCGCCGCGGTGTTTACCAACCTGAGCCGCGACCATCTTGATTATCACGGCGATATGACGAATTACGAAGCCGCCAAATGGCGGTTGTTCGCCGAGCATCAGGTCGGGCAGAAAATCATTAACGCCGATGACGAGGTTGGCCGTCGTTGGTTGCAGCGCCTGCCGGACGCTGTCGCGGTGAGCGTGGCGGGCGAGATCGACGCCGGTCGGGCGCATTGGCTGAAAGCCACCCATATCGATTATCACGACAGCGGTTTCACCGTGCAGTTCGACTCCAGTTGGGGCGCTGGCGAGATCAATAGCCGTCTGATGGGCGCGTTCAATGTCAGTAACCTGTTGCTGGCGCTGGCGACGCTGCTGTCGCTGGGTTATTCGCTGGAGCAGCTGGTGAAGACCGGTTCTGCGCTGCAGCCGGTCTGCGGTAGAATGGAAGTTTTTCTTGCCAGCGGCCGGCCGACGGTAGTGGTGGATTACGCCCATACCCCGGACGCGCTGGAAAAAGCGCTGGCGGCGGCGCGTTTGCACTGCCGGGGCGTGCTGTGGTGCGTATTCGGCTGCGGCGGCGATCGCGACAGAGGTAAGCGCCCACTAATGGGGGCGATTGCGGAACAACTGGCGGATAGGGTGATCGTTACCGACGATAACCCGCGCAGTGAAGACCCGCAGGCGATTGTGGCCGATATCCTGAGCGGATTGCTGGATGCGGGCCGGGTGCAGGCGATCGCCGGCCGGGCGGAAGCCGTCACCAGCGCGGTAATGCAGGCTGCCGCCGATGATGTGGTGCTGGTCGCCGGCAAAGGGCACGAAGACTATCAGTTGGTAGGAAACGAGCGGTTGGATTATTCGGATCGCATTACTGTCGCGCGTCTGCTGGGGGTTATCGTATGA
- the ftsQ gene encoding cell division protein FtsQ — protein sequence MSQAALNTRGREQEKGARRSNGGQLAGIIFLLMVAGTILWGSWMVLGWMKDASRLPLSRLVVTGERHYTTNDDIRQAILSLGSPGTFMTQDVNVIQQQIERLPWIKQASVRKQWPDELKIHLVEYVPFARWNDQLMVDSEGNAFSVPAERIGNKKMPMLYGPEGGEEDVLEGYREMNQILAAGKFTVKMVAMTARHSWQVGLDDDIRLDLGRDDRSRRLARFLEIYPLLQRQAQNENKRVNYVDLRYDTGAAVGWSPAFIDQQKDIDQQKNGNQQQNQAQAKQQ from the coding sequence ATGTCGCAGGCGGCGTTGAATACACGCGGACGTGAGCAGGAAAAGGGCGCACGACGCAGTAATGGCGGTCAACTGGCGGGGATTATTTTCCTGCTGATGGTGGCCGGCACCATTTTGTGGGGAAGCTGGATGGTGCTGGGCTGGATGAAAGATGCCAGCCGTCTGCCGCTGTCCAGGCTGGTGGTGACCGGCGAGCGGCACTACACCACCAATGACGACATCCGCCAGGCGATTTTGTCGCTGGGTTCGCCGGGAACGTTCATGACGCAGGATGTGAATGTTATCCAGCAGCAGATCGAGCGCTTGCCCTGGATTAAACAGGCCAGCGTACGTAAGCAGTGGCCGGACGAATTAAAGATTCATCTGGTTGAATACGTTCCGTTTGCGCGCTGGAATGACCAGCTTATGGTTGACAGCGAGGGTAACGCCTTCAGCGTGCCGGCTGAGCGCATCGGCAATAAAAAAATGCCGATGCTGTACGGTCCGGAGGGCGGTGAAGAGGACGTGCTGGAGGGGTATCGCGAGATGAACCAGATACTGGCGGCAGGTAAGTTCACGGTGAAAATGGTGGCGATGACTGCGCGCCATTCATGGCAGGTTGGACTGGACGACGATATCCGCCTCGATCTGGGGCGCGATGACCGAAGTCGGCGTCTGGCGCGTTTTCTGGAGATCTATCCGTTGCTGCAGCGGCAGGCCCAGAATGAAAACAAGCGGGTTAACTACGTGGATTTGCGCTATGACACCGGCGCGGCGGTAGGTTGGAGCCCGGCATTTATTGATCAGCAAAAAGACATTGATCAGCAAAAGAACGGTAATCAGCAACAAAATCAGGCACAGGCTAAACAGCAATGA
- the ftsW gene encoding cell division protein FtsW — protein MRFIGAGMVERLKSWVMGTRESDNLSTVLYDRTLLWLTLGLAVIGFVMVTSASMPVGQRLASDPFLFAKRDALYLGLAFGLSLVTMRVPMEVWQRYSVVLLLASLVMLLIVLAVGSSVNGASRWISLGPLRIQPAELSKLSLFCYLSSYMVRKVDEVRNNFWGFCKPMGVMVVLAVLLLAQPDLGTVVVLFITTLAMLFLAGAKLWQFLAIIGCGIFAVALLIIAEPYRVRRVTSFWNPWDDPFGSGYQLTQSLMAFGRGELWGQGLGNSIQKLEYLPEAHTDFIFSILGEELGYIGVVLALLMIFFVAFRAMSIGRRALEIDQRFSGFLACSIGIWFSFQTLVNVGAAAGMLPTKGLTLPLISYGGSSLLIMSTAIVLLLRIDYETRLTKAQAFTRGAR, from the coding sequence ATGCGCTTTATCGGGGCCGGCATGGTCGAACGTCTGAAAAGCTGGGTGATGGGGACGCGTGAAAGCGACAACCTCAGCACCGTGCTGTACGACCGGACGCTGCTGTGGTTGACCCTGGGGCTGGCGGTGATCGGCTTTGTGATGGTGACCTCGGCGTCGATGCCGGTCGGGCAGCGGCTGGCCAGCGATCCGTTTCTGTTCGCCAAGCGCGATGCGCTGTATCTGGGGCTGGCGTTCGGTCTGTCGCTGGTCACCATGCGAGTGCCGATGGAGGTCTGGCAGCGTTACAGCGTGGTATTGCTGCTGGCGTCGCTGGTGATGCTGCTGATCGTGCTGGCGGTGGGCAGCTCGGTTAACGGGGCGTCACGCTGGATTTCTCTCGGCCCGCTGCGTATCCAGCCGGCAGAGTTATCGAAGCTGTCGTTGTTCTGTTACCTCTCCAGCTACATGGTGCGCAAAGTTGATGAAGTGCGGAACAATTTCTGGGGCTTTTGCAAGCCGATGGGCGTGATGGTGGTGCTGGCGGTACTGCTGCTGGCTCAGCCGGACCTCGGCACGGTGGTGGTGCTGTTCATCACCACGCTGGCGATGTTGTTTCTGGCCGGAGCCAAACTGTGGCAGTTCCTGGCGATCATCGGCTGTGGCATCTTCGCCGTCGCGCTGTTGATTATCGCGGAACCGTACCGCGTGCGCCGCGTGACCTCGTTCTGGAATCCGTGGGACGACCCGTTCGGCAGCGGCTATCAGTTGACCCAGTCGTTAATGGCGTTTGGCCGTGGCGAACTGTGGGGGCAAGGGCTCGGTAATTCTATCCAGAAACTGGAATATCTGCCGGAAGCGCATACCGACTTCATTTTCTCCATCCTGGGGGAGGAACTGGGCTATATCGGTGTGGTTTTAGCGTTGTTAATGATATTCTTCGTCGCTTTTCGGGCGATGTCGATCGGGCGGCGGGCGCTGGAAATCGATCAGCGTTTTTCGGGCTTTCTGGCCTGCTCCATCGGTATCTGGTTCAGTTTTCAGACGCTGGTGAATGTCGGCGCGGCCGCGGGCATGTTGCCGACCAAAGGGCTGACGTTGCCGCTGATCAGTTACGGTGGTTCCAGTCTGCTGATTATGTCGACGGCTATCGTGTTGTTGTTGCGAATTGATTATGAAACGCGCCTGACCAAAGCGCAGGCGTTTACGAGGGGTGCCCGATGA
- the murC gene encoding UDP-N-acetylmuramate--L-alanine ligase encodes MNTQELAKLRSIVPEMHRVRHIHFVGIGGAGMGGIAEVLANEGYQISGSDLAPNAVTQQLTDLGARIYFHHRPENVNEASVVVVSSAISADNPEIIAAHEARIPVIRRAEMLAELMRFRHGIAVAGTHGKTTTTAMVTSIYAEAGLDPTFVNGGLVKAAGTHARLGSSRYLIAEADESDASFLHLQPMVAIVTNIEADHMDTYQGDFENLKQTFINFLHNLPFYGHAVMCLDDAVIRELLPKVGRHITTYGFSDDADVRLADYRQVGAQGLFTLARQGKPLLNVTLNAPGRHNALNAAAAVAVATEQGIDDDAILRALARFQGTGRRFDFLGEFPLQPVNGKSGSAMLVDDYGHHPTEVDATIKAARAGWPDKRLVMIFQPHRYTRTRDLYDDFAHVLSQVDVLLMLDVYSAGEAPIPGADSRSLCRTIRGRGKIDPIMVPDVETLPELLAQALQGDDLVLVQGAGNIGKLARRLAENRLQAKTKD; translated from the coding sequence GTGAATACTCAAGAATTGGCGAAACTGCGTTCAATCGTGCCTGAGATGCACCGCGTCCGGCACATCCATTTTGTTGGCATCGGTGGTGCCGGCATGGGCGGTATCGCCGAAGTCCTGGCTAACGAAGGCTATCAGATCAGCGGTTCTGATCTGGCGCCCAACGCTGTGACGCAGCAATTGACCGATTTGGGCGCACGGATTTATTTCCATCATCGCCCGGAAAATGTGAACGAAGCGAGCGTGGTGGTGGTGTCCAGCGCCATTTCGGCGGACAACCCGGAGATTATCGCGGCGCATGAGGCCCGTATTCCGGTGATTCGCCGGGCAGAGATGCTGGCAGAATTGATGCGCTTTCGTCATGGCATCGCCGTCGCCGGGACGCATGGCAAAACCACGACCACCGCGATGGTGACCAGCATTTACGCGGAAGCGGGGCTGGACCCGACGTTCGTCAACGGCGGGCTGGTCAAAGCTGCGGGAACGCACGCCCGGTTGGGGTCGAGCCGTTACCTGATTGCGGAAGCGGACGAGAGCGATGCATCGTTCCTGCATTTGCAGCCGATGGTGGCGATTGTGACCAACATCGAAGCCGACCATATGGATACGTATCAGGGCGATTTTGAGAACCTCAAACAGACGTTCATCAACTTCCTGCACAACCTGCCGTTTTACGGTCATGCGGTGATGTGTCTGGATGATGCGGTGATTCGGGAGCTGTTGCCGAAAGTAGGGCGCCATATCACCACGTATGGTTTCAGCGACGATGCGGATGTTCGGCTGGCTGACTACCGTCAGGTCGGGGCGCAGGGGCTATTTACACTGGCGCGTCAGGGCAAACCGCTGCTGAATGTGACGCTGAACGCGCCGGGCCGTCATAACGCGCTGAATGCGGCGGCGGCGGTAGCGGTGGCGACGGAACAAGGCATTGACGACGATGCGATTCTGCGAGCACTGGCGCGCTTTCAGGGGACGGGACGTCGGTTTGATTTTCTGGGCGAATTCCCGTTGCAGCCGGTTAACGGCAAAAGCGGCAGCGCCATGCTGGTGGACGATTACGGGCATCACCCGACGGAAGTGGACGCCACCATCAAGGCGGCGCGCGCCGGCTGGCCGGATAAACGCCTGGTGATGATTTTTCAGCCGCATCGCTATACCCGCACGCGGGATCTGTACGATGACTTCGCGCACGTGCTGTCCCAGGTGGATGTGCTACTGATGCTGGACGTGTATTCGGCTGGGGAAGCGCCGATTCCGGGGGCGGACAGCCGGTCGCTGTGCCGTACCATTCGCGGGCGCGGCAAAATCGACCCGATCATGGTGCCGGATGTGGAGACGCTGCCTGAACTGCTGGCGCAGGCGCTGCAGGGCGATGATCTGGTGCTGGTTCAGGGCGCCGGCAACATTGGCAAACTGGCGCGTCGGCTGGCGGAAAACCGTCTGCAGGCGAAGACCAAAGACTGA
- the murG gene encoding undecaprenyldiphospho-muramoylpentapeptide beta-N-acetylglucosaminyltransferase has translation MSGEGKRLMVMAGGTGGHVFPGLAVAHHLMAQGWQVRWLGTADRMEADLVPKHGIDIDFIRISGLRGKGLTALLLAPVRIFRAVRQAQAIMRRYQPDVVLGMGGYVSGPGGLAAWLCGIPVVLHEQNGIAGLTNRWLSRIAKKVLQAFPGAFPHADVVGNPVRTDVLALPSPTERLADRSGPVRVLVVGGSQGARVLNQTLPGVAARLHDAVTIWHQTGKGAQAEVQAAYAQAGQPQHRITEFIDDMAAAYAWADVVVCRSGALTVSEIAAAGLPALFVPFQHKDRQQYWNALPLERAGAAKIIEQADLSVDTISEVLAAWDRATLRDMAQKARTVAIPDATERVAAEVAAAAMQRAVHAVRN, from the coding sequence ATGAGTGGCGAAGGCAAGCGTTTGATGGTGATGGCTGGCGGTACCGGCGGGCATGTGTTTCCCGGTCTGGCGGTGGCGCATCACTTGATGGCGCAAGGCTGGCAGGTGCGCTGGCTGGGCACGGCCGACAGAATGGAAGCGGATCTGGTGCCGAAACACGGTATCGACATCGACTTTATCCGTATTTCCGGTCTGCGCGGCAAAGGATTGACCGCATTGTTACTGGCGCCGGTGCGTATCTTCCGGGCGGTGCGGCAGGCGCAGGCGATTATGCGCCGCTATCAGCCGGACGTTGTGCTGGGAATGGGCGGCTATGTGTCCGGCCCCGGCGGTCTGGCGGCCTGGTTGTGTGGTATCCCGGTGGTTTTGCACGAGCAAAACGGTATTGCCGGGTTGACCAACCGCTGGTTATCGCGCATCGCCAAAAAAGTATTACAAGCGTTCCCGGGCGCGTTTCCCCACGCGGATGTGGTGGGAAATCCGGTGCGCACCGATGTGCTGGCGCTGCCGTCGCCGACAGAGCGGCTGGCTGACCGTAGCGGCCCGGTGCGGGTGCTGGTGGTTGGCGGAAGTCAGGGCGCGCGGGTGCTGAATCAAACCCTGCCCGGCGTGGCGGCGCGGTTGCATGACGCCGTTACCATCTGGCACCAGACCGGCAAAGGGGCTCAGGCAGAAGTACAGGCTGCCTATGCGCAGGCCGGTCAGCCGCAGCACCGGATTACCGAGTTTATCGACGACATGGCGGCGGCGTATGCCTGGGCCGATGTGGTGGTGTGCCGCTCCGGCGCGCTAACGGTCAGCGAGATTGCCGCAGCCGGGTTGCCGGCGTTGTTTGTGCCGTTCCAGCATAAGGATCGGCAGCAGTACTGGAATGCGTTGCCGCTGGAGCGTGCGGGCGCGGCAAAGATTATCGAACAGGCCGATCTCAGCGTGGATACGATCAGCGAGGTGCTGGCGGCCTGGGATCGCGCCACGTTACGCGATATGGCGCAAAAAGCCCGAACCGTGGCGATTCCCGATGCGACGGAACGGGTGGCGGCCGAAGTGGCGGCAGCGGCGATGCAGCGGGCGGTTCACGCTGTCCGGAATTAA
- the mraY gene encoding phospho-N-acetylmuramoyl-pentapeptide-transferase, translated as MLVWLAEHLVKFYSGFNVFSYLTFRAIVSLLTALIISLWMGPHLIAWLQRLQIGQVVRNEGPESHFSKRGTPTMGGVMILASIIISVLLWVNLANPYVWCVLLVLVGYGAVGFVDDYRKVVRKDTRGLIARWKYFWQSVLALVVAFSMYAIGKDTPATQLVVPFFKDVMPQLGVMYIVLAYFVIVGTSNAVNLTDGLDGLAIMPTVFVAVGFALVAWATGNMNFASYLHIPYIRHASELVVVCTAIVGAGLGFLWFNTYPAQVFMGDVGSLALGGALGTIAVLLRQEFLLVIMGGVFVVETLSVILQVGSFKLRGQRIFRMAPIHHHYELKGWPEPRVIVRFWIISLMLMLIGLVTLKVR; from the coding sequence ATGTTAGTTTGGCTGGCCGAGCATCTGGTCAAGTTTTATTCCGGCTTTAACGTCTTTTCGTATTTGACGTTCCGGGCCATTGTCAGCCTGCTGACGGCGTTAATCATTTCCCTGTGGATGGGGCCGCATCTGATCGCCTGGCTGCAACGCCTGCAAATCGGTCAGGTGGTGCGTAACGAAGGGCCGGAGTCCCATTTCAGCAAGCGCGGCACGCCGACCATGGGCGGGGTGATGATTCTGGCGTCGATCATTATTTCGGTGCTGTTGTGGGTCAACCTGGCTAACCCGTATGTCTGGTGCGTGCTGCTGGTGCTGGTGGGTTACGGCGCCGTCGGATTTGTGGATGACTACCGCAAGGTGGTGCGTAAAGACACCCGTGGGTTGATTGCCCGCTGGAAGTACTTCTGGCAGTCGGTGCTGGCGTTGGTGGTCGCGTTTTCCATGTACGCGATTGGCAAGGATACGCCGGCGACGCAGCTGGTGGTGCCGTTCTTCAAAGACGTGATGCCGCAACTGGGCGTGATGTACATCGTGCTGGCCTACTTCGTGATTGTCGGCACCAGCAACGCCGTCAACCTTACCGATGGCTTGGACGGGCTGGCCATCATGCCGACGGTGTTTGTGGCGGTTGGCTTTGCGCTGGTGGCCTGGGCGACCGGCAACATGAATTTCGCCAGCTACCTGCACATTCCGTATATCCGGCATGCCAGCGAGCTGGTGGTGGTGTGTACCGCGATTGTCGGCGCCGGCCTCGGATTTTTGTGGTTCAACACCTATCCGGCGCAGGTATTCATGGGCGATGTCGGCTCGCTGGCGCTGGGCGGCGCGCTAGGCACCATTGCGGTGCTGCTGCGTCAGGAGTTTTTGCTGGTGATCATGGGCGGGGTGTTTGTGGTGGAAACCCTGTCCGTCATTTTGCAGGTGGGTTCCTTCAAGCTGCGCGGCCAGCGGATTTTCCGTATGGCGCCGATCCACCACCACTACGAACTTAAGGGGTGGCCGGAGCCGCGGGTGATTGTGCGGTTCTGGATTATTTCGCTGATGCTGATGCTCATCGGCCTGGTAACGCTCAAGGTACGGTAA